Proteins from a single region of Zavarzinella sp.:
- a CDS encoding IS630 family transposase, which produces MTNRKIEYWVIPPEADAEFVAHMEDVLETYEKPYDPNVPVLCMDEQPVQLLKETRVPIPATAQHAKRVDYEYERAGTAAIFMFTEPLVGWREVSVRERRTKIDWAIEMARLLEGRYASCAKVIVVCDNLNTHTKGAFYEAFEPARARTLVRRIEFCYTPKHGSWLNIAENELSSLTRQCVADRRFEDVATLSEETEAWSNDVNTTQRGVDWQMKIDEARTKLKSVYPTIKS; this is translated from the coding sequence ATGACGAATCGGAAGATTGAATATTGGGTGATTCCTCCGGAGGCGGACGCCGAGTTTGTCGCCCATATGGAAGATGTGCTGGAAACCTACGAAAAACCGTACGATCCGAACGTGCCGGTCCTGTGCATGGACGAACAACCGGTGCAGTTGTTGAAAGAAACACGCGTTCCTATTCCCGCCACGGCCCAACATGCCAAGCGGGTTGACTACGAATACGAACGAGCGGGCACGGCGGCTATCTTCATGTTTACCGAACCGCTGGTCGGTTGGCGTGAAGTCTCCGTTCGCGAACGGAGGACGAAGATTGACTGGGCCATCGAAATGGCTCGGTTGTTGGAGGGTCGCTATGCGTCATGTGCCAAAGTGATCGTGGTGTGTGACAACCTCAACACCCACACCAAGGGCGCGTTCTATGAAGCGTTTGAACCCGCGCGTGCGCGGACCTTGGTTCGACGGATCGAATTCTGCTACACACCCAAGCATGGAAGTTGGCTGAACATCGCAGAGAATGAACTGAGTTCGTTAACCCGCCAATGTGTCGCGGACCGTCGCTTTGAAGATGTTGCCACTTTGAGTGAAGAAACCGAGGCATGGTCGAACGATGTCAACACCACACAGCGTGGCGTTGACTGGCAAATGAAGATCGACGAAGCACGAACGAAATTAAAATCGGTTTACCCGACAATTAAGTCGTGA
- a CDS encoding Glu/Leu/Phe/Val dehydrogenase dimerization domain-containing protein: MNQVEAAARYFHQAADLLELTEWQRTQLLTPHREVKVECNIVQDDGTIGTYIGFRVQHDLSRGPMKGGIRYHPDVDLNEVNVLAQLMTWKTAVVDLPFGGAKGGISCDPRKLSQGELQRLTRVFVQKLHELIGTYSDIPAPDMGTNAQVMAWIVDEYSKFQGYSPGVVTGKPVELGGSFGRESATGRGLMLAAQNLFAAHGQKIKEFSYAIQGFGNVGSWAARDLYDQGGRIFAISDISGAIRNRDGINIPELMEYVKTHRGVAGFPGAQEFSSDDIFFQDVDVLVPAALGEVITSSNCGDIKAKYIIEGANHPTTFDAHQLLTKRGVIILPDIYANAGGVTVSYFEWVQNIQQMRWPDDRIDSELHKVMFKAFKDIQETKDKYQCDYRTAAFTLGVDRVSKAKRLRGL; the protein is encoded by the coding sequence ATGAATCAAGTTGAAGCTGCCGCACGCTACTTTCACCAAGCTGCTGACCTGCTGGAATTGACAGAGTGGCAGCGAACTCAATTGCTGACCCCCCATCGCGAAGTGAAGGTAGAGTGCAATATCGTGCAGGATGATGGCACGATTGGCACGTACATTGGGTTTCGCGTGCAGCACGACCTGTCGCGTGGGCCGATGAAAGGGGGGATTCGCTACCACCCAGATGTGGATCTGAACGAGGTCAATGTGCTGGCACAATTAATGACCTGGAAGACCGCTGTTGTTGATCTGCCTTTCGGTGGTGCGAAAGGGGGGATTTCCTGCGACCCACGGAAGCTGTCTCAGGGCGAATTGCAGCGGTTGACGCGTGTCTTTGTTCAGAAACTGCACGAACTGATCGGCACCTATTCCGATATTCCAGCACCCGACATGGGCACGAACGCCCAGGTAATGGCCTGGATTGTGGATGAATACAGCAAGTTTCAGGGGTATAGTCCGGGCGTTGTCACTGGAAAACCAGTCGAATTGGGTGGCAGTTTTGGACGGGAATCTGCCACTGGCCGTGGTTTGATGCTGGCGGCACAGAACCTGTTTGCTGCCCACGGGCAGAAGATTAAGGAATTCTCATATGCCATTCAGGGATTCGGCAACGTGGGTTCCTGGGCCGCACGCGATCTTTACGATCAAGGTGGCAGAATTTTCGCCATTTCCGATATTTCTGGTGCTATTCGCAACCGCGATGGCATTAATATTCCGGAACTGATGGAGTATGTGAAGACCCACCGTGGGGTGGCAGGGTTTCCCGGTGCCCAGGAGTTTTCCTCCGACGACATCTTTTTTCAGGATGTTGATGTGCTGGTACCTGCGGCATTAGGTGAGGTGATCACCAGCAGTAACTGTGGGGATATCAAGGCGAAGTACATCATAGAAGGTGCGAACCACCCCACTACATTTGATGCCCACCAACTGCTGACGAAACGCGGGGTGATTATCCTTCCCGATATCTACGCGAACGCAGGCGGCGTTACCGTCAGTTATTTTGAATGGGTACAGAACATTCAGCAGATGCGCTGGCCCGATGACCGCATCGACAGCGAACTGCACAAAGTGATGTTTAAAGCATTCAAGGATATTCAGGAAACGAAGGACAAGTATCAGTGCGACTACCGCACGGCCGCCTTTACACTGGGCGTCGACCGCGTATCGAAAGCCAAACGCCTCCGAGGGTTGTAA
- a CDS encoding class I SAM-dependent methyltransferase — protein sequence MATPDWQLPDGIDRGLWDYLHSLTIAQEYDQYIATSPVIARDVAFCEQWFAEPAPLVDLGCGTGRLALHFADKQFPCTAVDLSQPMLDEVSHKATESHTHLTCVQANLVDLSVLQNHTFRYAACLFSTLGMICGAENRLQALKEFRRIVQPGGTLVLHVHNANYRFGMGLGRKGKEAGDRTMKQLRAGIELTIHHYTWGEIVRQLHAAGWSVVGSEPISTANDGVLNRPHWLPRYRAHGYLLAAQ from the coding sequence ATGGCAACACCAGACTGGCAACTTCCCGATGGCATCGACCGGGGACTGTGGGATTACCTGCACAGTCTGACCATTGCACAGGAATACGACCAATACATTGCCACGTCACCCGTGATCGCCCGCGATGTGGCATTTTGTGAACAATGGTTTGCTGAACCAGCACCGTTGGTGGATCTGGGCTGTGGCACGGGTCGCCTGGCGTTGCATTTTGCCGACAAGCAGTTCCCCTGCACAGCGGTGGATCTCTCTCAGCCAATGCTCGATGAAGTTTCGCACAAGGCAACCGAGTCCCACACCCACCTTACGTGCGTGCAAGCCAATCTGGTGGACTTATCGGTATTACAGAATCATACATTTCGGTATGCTGCCTGCTTATTCAGCACTCTGGGGATGATTTGTGGTGCAGAAAATCGGTTGCAGGCACTGAAAGAGTTTCGCCGCATCGTTCAGCCAGGAGGTACGCTGGTGCTGCACGTCCACAATGCTAACTACCGGTTTGGTATGGGTTTAGGGCGAAAAGGCAAAGAAGCAGGCGACCGCACCATGAAACAACTGCGTGCCGGAATCGAACTCACCATCCACCACTACACGTGGGGGGAAATTGTGCGGCAATTACACGCTGCAGGCTGGTCTGTGGTTGGTTCGGAACCTATCAGTACTGCCAACGACGGCGTTTTAAACCGTCCGCACTGGCTTCCACGTTACCGTGCCCATGGTTATTTGCTGGCAGCACAGTAA
- a CDS encoding MBL fold metallo-hydrolase: MSSQIYCVESMPFAENTYILWHSGSPECVVFDPGMEPELIFDALQDKKLQPVAIINTHGHSDHIAGNAAMKARFPDIPLIIGEIEAPFLSDPNLNLSRKYGYDLISPPADQLVNEGDTILFAGFTFHILHIPGHSPGSLVFWAENEKILIVGDVLFSGSIGRTDFPGGSFATLAAGIQQKIYTLPDDTKIYPGHGPVTTVGQEKRTNPYVRAAN; this comes from the coding sequence ATGAGCAGCCAAATATATTGTGTCGAATCAATGCCATTCGCTGAAAACACTTACATTTTATGGCATTCGGGAAGCCCCGAGTGCGTTGTTTTCGATCCAGGCATGGAACCGGAACTCATATTCGACGCGCTGCAAGACAAAAAGCTCCAGCCCGTTGCCATTATCAACACCCACGGTCATTCCGATCATATCGCGGGTAATGCCGCAATGAAAGCTCGATTTCCGGATATTCCACTGATTATTGGTGAAATCGAGGCCCCATTTCTGAGCGACCCCAACCTGAACCTCAGCAGAAAATACGGGTACGACCTCATCAGTCCACCTGCAGATCAGTTGGTGAACGAGGGTGATACTATTCTATTCGCGGGATTCACCTTCCATATTTTGCATATTCCGGGTCATTCTCCAGGAAGTTTGGTATTTTGGGCAGAAAATGAGAAAATACTCATCGTAGGCGATGTGCTGTTCTCTGGGTCGATTGGTCGCACCGACTTCCCCGGTGGGAGTTTTGCCACCTTGGCTGCGGGGATTCAGCAAAAAATTTACACACTGCCCGACGATACCAAAATCTACCCTGGTCACGGACCTGTCACCACTGTGGGGCAGGAAAAACGCACCAATCCCTATGTGCGAGCGGCAAACTGA
- a CDS encoding Bax inhibitor-1 family protein, translating into MPRSYSERAYLTDGYFKDDTVASRPVDERLAFIRRTYLTLTMSIIALIGMEALLLTAIEKPAGKQFMLQWFASPVSILVVLALFIGGGFLARYMARAAMPPAVKYLGLALYTGIQALFLLPIIYISTMKYGLSIVNEAALLTFVVFAGLTLTVFLTKKDFSFLGGIISIASWSLLGILLVAILIPGSFGVGLWFSFAFVALAAAAILYNTSNVLHHYHPSEHVGAALELLADVVLLFYHILRILYLTRE; encoded by the coding sequence ATGCCACGATCTTATTCAGAACGAGCTTACTTGACGGATGGTTATTTCAAAGACGACACAGTTGCGTCGCGCCCAGTCGATGAGCGTTTAGCGTTCATTCGCCGCACATACCTGACGCTGACCATGTCAATCATCGCACTGATTGGTATGGAAGCGTTGTTGCTGACTGCAATCGAAAAACCTGCAGGCAAACAGTTTATGTTGCAGTGGTTTGCCAGCCCTGTTTCTATCCTGGTGGTACTGGCACTGTTTATTGGCGGTGGGTTTCTGGCACGCTATATGGCCCGCGCAGCGATGCCTCCTGCGGTGAAATACCTCGGTCTGGCATTGTATACCGGCATTCAGGCACTCTTTTTGCTGCCAATCATTTACATCAGCACCATGAAATATGGGTTGTCGATTGTTAATGAAGCCGCACTGCTCACTTTTGTGGTATTTGCCGGACTGACCCTGACCGTCTTTTTGACAAAGAAAGATTTCAGCTTCCTGGGTGGAATCATCTCCATTGCCAGCTGGAGCCTGTTGGGGATTCTTCTGGTGGCAATTCTGATCCCTGGTTCATTCGGAGTGGGTCTCTGGTTCAGCTTCGCATTTGTGGCCTTGGCAGCAGCGGCTATCCTGTACAACACCTCGAATGTTCTGCACCACTACCACCCATCAGAGCACGTGGGTGCCGCTTTAGAATTGCTGGCTGATGTAGTCCTGTTGTTCTACCACATCCTGCGAATCCTCTATCTGACCCGCGAGTAA
- a CDS encoding DUF885 domain-containing protein, giving the protein MFKFLTSISVLCLAMAVHANDEDAKLQQVFQDYLNAQMKASPVEASQLGARDYDGLMDDLSAAARQANIDRQQKMYDQLPKLVAYDKLSENGKVDFEIFRDHLAKLLWLAKHSDPFANDPRVWNSYATDSVFLILTQSTAPKAQQVRAAASRIAGIPKVLAEAKKAVKNPPKVYTESAIRQVAGSIEFYKQGIFGITGETRGISALTEPCAAAVKALESYHQFLKDTVLPRSNDNWRLGKKLFAEKLQHELNLDITADQLLADALAESKRVNAEMYVVARQLWSQLFTGKPLPPDDAAGRSQCIQLVLAELGKEHGTVESLVPDAQKTAEEIKLFLQKNDLLRLPTPDRCDIIEMPEFQRGFSTAYLNPAPPLDPKAKSFYAVSPPPKDWDDRTVQSYLQEYNRAMMKLLTIHEAYPGHYVQLEYSNRCPSLVRRILSSGVFAEGWAVYTEQMMVDQGFGKGDLSLRLHQLKWYLRAVTNAILDYRMHCDALSDEDAFKLLVVDAFQTAGEANGKIIRAKLSSCQLSTYFAGRMAFYRLRQAVSREQGSEFHLGRFHEAVLDHGTLPVKYLPKLVPERLKHPR; this is encoded by the coding sequence GTGTTTAAATTCCTTACCAGTATCAGTGTACTATGCCTTGCGATGGCAGTTCATGCCAATGATGAAGACGCCAAACTACAGCAGGTTTTTCAGGATTACCTGAATGCCCAGATGAAGGCATCCCCAGTGGAAGCCAGCCAACTGGGTGCCCGCGATTATGATGGCCTGATGGACGATCTGTCTGCAGCCGCACGCCAGGCGAATATCGATCGCCAACAGAAAATGTACGATCAGTTACCCAAACTGGTGGCGTACGACAAATTATCTGAAAACGGCAAAGTGGATTTTGAAATCTTCCGCGACCATCTGGCGAAACTGCTGTGGCTGGCAAAACACAGCGACCCATTCGCCAACGATCCACGCGTGTGGAATAGTTATGCGACGGATAGTGTGTTTTTAATTTTAACACAATCCACCGCACCCAAAGCACAACAGGTGCGTGCGGCTGCCAGCCGCATCGCTGGGATTCCCAAGGTGCTGGCTGAAGCGAAGAAAGCCGTCAAAAACCCGCCCAAAGTGTATACAGAATCGGCAATTCGCCAGGTGGCGGGTTCGATCGAGTTTTACAAACAAGGGATCTTTGGGATCACCGGCGAAACACGCGGGATCAGTGCGTTAACAGAACCGTGTGCTGCAGCAGTAAAAGCACTGGAAAGTTACCACCAGTTTTTGAAAGACACCGTTCTGCCGCGTTCCAACGACAATTGGCGTTTGGGCAAAAAATTGTTTGCCGAAAAACTGCAACATGAATTGAACCTGGATATCACTGCCGATCAATTGCTGGCAGATGCCCTGGCAGAATCGAAACGAGTGAATGCCGAAATGTATGTGGTGGCAAGGCAGTTATGGTCGCAACTGTTTACTGGCAAACCATTGCCACCTGATGATGCGGCCGGGCGTTCGCAATGCATTCAACTGGTGCTGGCAGAATTAGGTAAAGAGCACGGCACAGTGGAATCACTGGTGCCGGATGCTCAGAAAACAGCTGAAGAGATCAAACTGTTTCTGCAGAAGAACGATCTGCTGCGACTGCCTACCCCCGATCGGTGCGATATTATTGAAATGCCAGAATTTCAACGTGGCTTTTCGACAGCGTATTTGAATCCCGCACCGCCACTGGATCCGAAAGCGAAAAGTTTTTATGCAGTCAGCCCCCCACCGAAAGACTGGGACGACCGCACGGTGCAAAGTTATCTGCAGGAATACAACCGGGCGATGATGAAACTCCTGACGATTCACGAAGCGTATCCTGGGCATTACGTGCAGTTGGAGTATTCCAATCGCTGTCCATCGCTGGTGCGGCGGATTTTGTCTTCAGGCGTTTTTGCAGAAGGCTGGGCGGTCTACACTGAACAGATGATGGTGGATCAGGGGTTTGGCAAGGGGGATCTTTCGCTCCGCCTGCACCAACTGAAGTGGTATCTGCGGGCGGTAACCAATGCCATCCTGGATTATCGCATGCACTGCGACGCACTGAGCGATGAAGACGCCTTCAAGTTACTGGTGGTGGATGCATTTCAAACGGCGGGCGAAGCCAATGGTAAGATTATCCGAGCCAAGTTAAGTTCTTGCCAGTTAAGCACTTACTTTGCTGGTCGGATGGCTTTTTATCGTCTGCGGCAAGCGGTCAGTAGGGAACAGGGCAGTGAATTCCACCTGGGCCGGTTTCACGAAGCGGTGCTGGATCATGGCACCCTGCCGGTGAAGTATCTGCCAAAACTGGTCCCGGAACGCCTGAAGCACCCACGGTAG